A stretch of the Balneola vulgaris DSM 17893 genome encodes the following:
- a CDS encoding YraN family protein, with translation MTKKTTTDIGNEGEELACAYLESKGWRILERNYFFEKSEVDIVAYDDTAIVFIEVKMRSSDKFGKPEEFVSEVKVEHVFKAAEAWMYERKMEGSPMRFDVIGILNEKGKAPAFNHIEDAFR, from the coding sequence AAGAAAACCACCACCGACATTGGCAATGAAGGTGAAGAACTCGCATGCGCATATTTAGAATCTAAGGGTTGGAGAATCCTAGAAAGAAACTATTTCTTCGAAAAATCGGAGGTCGATATTGTAGCTTATGATGATACCGCCATCGTTTTTATTGAGGTCAAAATGAGATCCAGCGATAAATTCGGTAAGCCAGAAGAATTCGTGAGCGAAGTGAAAGTAGAGCATGTTTTTAAAGCGGCTGAAGCCTGGATGTATGAACGGAAAATGGAAGGCTCTCCTATGCGATTCGACGTAATCGGTATCTTAAATGAAAAAGGAAAAGCTCCTGCCTTTAATCATATTGAAGACGCATTTCGATAA
- a CDS encoding lysophospholipid acyltransferase family protein, which produces MSTQLSPTEYIRSFIGMFVFMLLLAIAAVLIIILTLLSFGKATDWIVRTFPAYLGRPVLFILGIKFTKVDLRPKDLGPAVYIFNHSSTLDIPAFLSLALERFRIIVKWELQYIPFFFIIGRLTGQVFIKRSNREHAVATLKKTYDRLKNNNLSVIIAPEGSRKHEGRIGPFKKGAFRMAMDLGYPIVPIYFDGNDELSKGASLMSKKGEIIATIHPPIATVSWSPDNLEDHIAEVRKLYLDWAGVNTQ; this is translated from the coding sequence ATGAGTACCCAGCTTAGCCCTACAGAATATATTCGCAGCTTCATTGGTATGTTTGTATTCATGCTTTTATTAGCAATTGCTGCGGTTCTTATCATCATCCTTACTCTTCTAAGCTTTGGGAAAGCTACCGATTGGATTGTTCGCACTTTTCCCGCTTACCTTGGCCGACCTGTTTTATTCATACTCGGTATAAAATTCACAAAAGTTGATCTCCGTCCGAAGGATTTAGGTCCGGCAGTGTATATTTTTAATCACAGTTCAACTTTAGACATTCCCGCTTTTCTATCCCTCGCTCTCGAGCGTTTTAGAATTATTGTTAAATGGGAATTACAGTACATCCCTTTCTTCTTCATCATTGGCCGGCTTACTGGACAAGTGTTCATTAAACGAAGCAATCGTGAACACGCTGTTGCTACCCTCAAAAAAACCTATGATCGACTTAAGAATAACAACCTCAGTGTGATTATTGCTCCAGAAGGTTCACGAAAGCATGAGGGACGCATAGGCCCATTCAAAAAAGGAGCTTTTAGAATGGCTATGGACTTAGGCTACCCTATTGTACCTATCTACTTCGATGGTAATGATGAACTAAGCAAAGGAGCTTCTCTTATGTCGAAAAAGGGAGAGATTATAGCCACCATTCATCCTCCTATTGCTACAGTATCGTGGTCGCCTGATAACTTAGAAGATCACATCGCTGAAGTTAGAAAGCTCTATTTAGATTGGGCGGGTGTAAATACACAGTGA
- a CDS encoding 6-bladed beta-propeller has protein sequence MSLTITFVKSLYSIILVLALCLFSCSKPQTFESEQLSFINQFGGEGSYESLIGRARSIEQNLKGEIIIPDAANANIKIYDSSGNYLRSYGRKGRGPGEFSGGFFIDTRNDTILTYDVSNYTLNFHSDEGEFISTYPVDYYFRGPTLFLNGNKLITGIKTKAFTTDLSKEKLFHVLDFEGNVIHQFGEFPVIEDEATAFVYRNYYEVIDNKLHVLFAFLPIYQIYDLNDYSLIKSIDLTEFETFQKSFSDSDVSLTREEIVSNKKPLISFAGMLSITDNHVFFFTDAEKNDALVIRRFKIKDDSLSFVKRIEIPTDGDILGITDLNYDATNNILNALVASKSSGFVVNQYKLK, from the coding sequence TTGAGCCTAACTATTACCTTTGTGAAATCCCTGTATTCAATCATTCTTGTTTTAGCACTCTGTTTATTTTCATGTTCAAAACCTCAAACATTTGAAAGTGAACAGCTATCTTTTATCAATCAATTTGGTGGTGAAGGAAGTTATGAGAGCCTGATTGGAAGAGCACGAAGTATTGAACAAAACTTAAAGGGTGAAATTATTATACCTGATGCGGCTAACGCCAATATTAAAATTTATGATTCATCAGGTAATTATTTGCGTTCATATGGAAGAAAAGGAAGAGGACCCGGTGAGTTTTCTGGTGGTTTTTTTATAGACACTAGAAACGATACTATATTAACCTATGACGTTTCAAATTATACACTAAACTTTCATTCTGATGAAGGAGAGTTCATATCCACCTATCCCGTTGACTATTACTTCAGAGGACCAACTTTGTTTTTAAATGGGAATAAATTAATTACAGGAATAAAGACTAAAGCATTTACTACCGACTTATCAAAAGAAAAACTCTTCCATGTGCTCGACTTTGAAGGTAATGTAATTCATCAATTTGGAGAATTTCCAGTGATTGAAGATGAAGCCACAGCTTTTGTATATCGCAATTATTATGAAGTCATTGACAATAAACTCCATGTCCTTTTTGCATTCCTACCTATTTATCAGATTTATGACTTGAATGATTATTCGCTGATAAAATCTATTGACCTTACAGAATTTGAGACCTTTCAAAAATCCTTTAGTGATTCCGATGTATCTCTAACACGAGAGGAAATTGTTAGCAATAAAAAGCCCCTCATTAGTTTTGCTGGAATGTTAAGCATTACTGACAATCATGTGTTCTTTTTTACCGACGCCGAAAAAAATGATGCTTTAGTTATTCGAAGATTCAAGATCAAAGATGACAGTCTATCATTTGTTAAACGTATTGAAATCCCGACTGATGGCGACATATTAGGCATTACTGACCTCAATTATGATGCTACAAATAATATATTAAACGCTCTAGTGGCCAGTAAATCTTCTGGTTTTGTTGTAAATCAGTACAAACTTAAATAA
- the egtD gene encoding L-histidine N(alpha)-methyltransferase, giving the protein MLKEVIAGLTSTPKTLPSKYFYDQRGSELFDDITELEEYYPTRTERAILKKYVDEIESQLGQNILLIEPGSGSSEKTKILLKRMSNIGCYMPMDISGDYLLKVAEQLQQEFPHIEIKPLSIDYTQPFKLPDDSPNARRVVFYPGSTIGNFKRDKVDQFLKVIYHLVKDGGAFLIGVDLKKDISVLEAAYNDKKGVTAAFNKNILSHINSVIHSNFDATLFEHKSIWNEDKGRIEMHLFAKESHEVQVNGTTISFEEGESVHTENSHKYTLEGFAQLVSKWFEVKKVWTDENQYFSLQYLVPK; this is encoded by the coding sequence ATGTTGAAAGAAGTCATTGCTGGTTTGACTTCTACTCCTAAAACACTACCAAGTAAATATTTTTACGATCAACGAGGGTCGGAGCTTTTTGATGATATTACTGAGCTAGAAGAATACTATCCCACTCGTACAGAGCGAGCTATACTTAAAAAATATGTGGATGAAATTGAATCACAACTTGGGCAAAATATTCTGTTGATAGAACCCGGAAGTGGAAGCAGTGAAAAAACTAAAATCCTATTAAAACGCATGAGTAACATAGGCTGCTATATGCCTATGGATATATCAGGAGATTATTTACTGAAAGTAGCTGAACAACTACAACAGGAGTTCCCCCACATTGAGATAAAACCTTTATCTATCGACTATACTCAGCCATTCAAGCTTCCAGATGATAGTCCGAATGCACGCCGTGTGGTGTTTTACCCTGGCTCAACCATTGGCAACTTCAAAAGAGATAAAGTAGACCAGTTTTTAAAGGTTATTTATCATCTTGTGAAAGACGGTGGCGCTTTTTTAATAGGTGTTGATTTGAAGAAAGATATATCGGTGTTAGAAGCAGCCTATAACGATAAAAAAGGGGTAACAGCGGCTTTTAATAAAAATATACTCTCGCATATAAACTCTGTGATTCACAGCAATTTTGATGCAACCCTTTTTGAACATAAATCCATTTGGAACGAGGATAAAGGTCGTATAGAAATGCATCTTTTTGCAAAAGAAAGCCATGAAGTACAAGTAAATGGAACCACGATCAGTTTTGAAGAAGGGGAGTCGGTTCACACTGAAAATTCACACAAATATACGCTAGAAGGCTTTGCCCAACTTGTAAGTAAATGGTTTGAGGTGAAGAAAGTTTGGACCGATGAAAACCAATATTTTAGTCTTCAGTATTTGGTGCCCAAATAG
- the egtB gene encoding ergothioneine biosynthesis protein EgtB — translation MSLEKASSIQNDKRFSREHLLSLYNQVRAFSHHLVDPLEIEDFVIQPMESASPTKWHLAHTSWFFETFVLEKFDDSFQSLHPQYAYFFNSYYLQTGVPFTRAKRGLLSRPTVKEVFTYREYVDDQVRNFIEQCDDSVWEKASEVVEIGINHEQQHQELILTDLKYLLAQNPLLPTYKKTVNVDGSTPSDINWISFSKGIVEIGNEGNEFTYDNEHPKHSTFVQDFELADRLVTVGEYLQFMEDDGYKRSELWLDEGWSAVQAESWEAPLYWFIKEGVWHMFTLSGVQPINKNEPVTHVSYYEADAFARWKGVRLPTEQEWEHACGAQPIEGNFVDNDLMHPVAASNKEGLKQMYGDAWEWTMSSYAPYPGYKPLPGALGEYNGKFMANQYVLRGGSCATSKSHIRKTYRNFFHADARWQFSGIRLAK, via the coding sequence ATGAGCTTAGAAAAAGCATCAAGTATACAGAATGATAAAAGATTCAGTAGAGAGCATCTGTTATCATTATATAATCAAGTAAGAGCATTTAGTCATCATTTAGTTGACCCCTTAGAAATTGAGGATTTCGTAATACAGCCCATGGAAAGTGCGAGTCCCACTAAGTGGCACTTGGCTCATACCAGTTGGTTTTTCGAGACCTTTGTTTTGGAGAAATTTGATGACTCTTTTCAAAGTTTACATCCACAGTACGCTTATTTTTTCAACTCATACTATCTACAAACAGGAGTGCCATTCACACGAGCCAAGCGTGGCTTGCTATCGCGCCCAACGGTAAAAGAAGTATTTACTTATAGGGAATATGTAGATGATCAAGTTCGAAATTTTATTGAGCAATGCGATGATTCAGTCTGGGAAAAAGCGTCGGAAGTTGTTGAAATTGGAATTAATCATGAGCAGCAGCATCAAGAGCTGATCTTAACCGACTTAAAATATCTATTAGCTCAGAATCCGTTATTGCCTACCTATAAAAAGACGGTTAACGTGGATGGAAGTACACCCTCCGATATAAACTGGATTTCATTTTCTAAAGGTATAGTTGAAATTGGGAATGAAGGAAATGAATTTACTTATGACAATGAGCATCCTAAGCACTCCACATTTGTTCAAGATTTCGAATTAGCCGACCGCTTAGTAACTGTTGGGGAATACCTTCAGTTTATGGAAGATGATGGGTATAAGCGGTCCGAGCTTTGGTTAGACGAAGGGTGGAGCGCGGTTCAGGCAGAAAGCTGGGAAGCCCCATTGTATTGGTTTATAAAGGAAGGGGTTTGGCACATGTTTACCTTATCAGGTGTGCAGCCTATCAACAAAAATGAGCCGGTTACCCATGTAAGCTATTATGAGGCAGATGCCTTTGCTCGATGGAAAGGCGTGCGTTTACCTACTGAACAAGAGTGGGAGCATGCTTGCGGAGCGCAACCTATAGAAGGGAATTTTGTGGATAATGATCTTATGCATCCCGTTGCAGCTTCGAATAAAGAGGGCTTAAAACAAATGTATGGAGATGCGTGGGAGTGGACCATGAGTAGCTACGCTCCCTATCCAGGATATAAACCTTTACCGGGTGCTCTTGGTGAATACAATGGGAAATTTATGGCCAACCAATATGTATTGAGAGGTGGTTCTTGTGCTACTTCGAAATCTCATATCCGAAAAACATACCGGAATTTTTTCCATGCTGATGCACGTTGGCAGTTCAGTGGAATCCGCCTAGCCAAATAA
- a CDS encoding acetyl-CoA C-acyltransferase, with the protein MSTTSYTPVIVDGIRTPFLKSGTEYNNLMAYDLGRYAIQGLLARNDIPLDQIDRVIMGNVIQEVKTSNIARESALGAGIPNSVPAFTVSLACISSNQAIASGIDLIKTGQAKMIIAGGTETMSDIPVRFKKKFRQKVLAARKYKSPLDFLKFFKGLGIKDFLPELPAIAEFSTGETMGKSADRMAAHFNISRHDQDEYAMRSHLMAAKATEQGLLDEELFPVKVPPKFNIVEQDNGFRADTTLERLSKLRPAFIKPHGTITAGNASFLTDGASATLIMEEQEALRLGLKPKAYLRSYAFVSQDPKDELLLGPAYATPKVLDDMNLTLNDIGVFEIHEAFAGQVLAVLAALDSTEFAKNKLGREDKIGLIPMEKINTRGGSLSLGHPFGATGARLVTSAANRLIKEDHQFALVTACAAGGQGHAIILERYPS; encoded by the coding sequence ATGAGCACCACTTCCTACACCCCTGTTATTGTTGATGGTATAAGAACTCCCTTCTTAAAATCTGGTACCGAGTATAATAATTTAATGGCTTACGACTTAGGCCGGTATGCCATACAAGGTTTGCTAGCCCGAAATGACATCCCTCTAGATCAGATTGATCGGGTTATAATGGGTAACGTAATCCAAGAAGTGAAAACCAGTAACATAGCTCGCGAAAGTGCTCTTGGAGCTGGCATTCCTAACTCTGTTCCCGCTTTTACTGTTTCACTTGCCTGTATCTCTTCTAACCAAGCTATCGCTAGTGGAATTGATCTTATTAAAACAGGTCAGGCTAAAATGATAATTGCAGGGGGAACCGAAACTATGTCGGATATTCCCGTTCGGTTCAAAAAGAAGTTCCGCCAGAAAGTATTAGCTGCTAGGAAATATAAATCACCTTTAGACTTCTTGAAGTTTTTTAAAGGGCTCGGAATCAAAGATTTTTTACCAGAGTTACCAGCTATCGCCGAATTTAGCACAGGTGAAACCATGGGTAAAAGTGCTGATAGAATGGCTGCTCATTTTAACATTAGTCGGCATGACCAAGATGAATATGCAATGCGTTCCCATTTGATGGCCGCTAAAGCTACCGAGCAGGGACTCCTTGATGAAGAATTATTCCCAGTTAAAGTACCTCCCAAATTTAACATCGTTGAACAGGATAATGGCTTCAGAGCCGACACTACCCTTGAAAGGCTTTCTAAGCTTAGACCCGCTTTTATAAAGCCGCATGGTACCATTACGGCAGGTAATGCTAGCTTCTTAACAGATGGGGCTTCAGCCACATTGATTATGGAAGAACAAGAAGCATTGCGATTAGGCTTGAAACCTAAAGCCTATCTACGCAGTTATGCTTTTGTTTCCCAAGACCCCAAAGATGAGCTCCTTTTAGGTCCTGCTTATGCTACTCCAAAAGTGTTGGATGACATGAATCTCACATTGAATGACATTGGTGTATTTGAAATCCATGAAGCATTTGCAGGGCAAGTATTAGCCGTACTAGCCGCACTCGATTCTACTGAATTCGCAAAAAATAAACTCGGCCGCGAAGACAAAATTGGCTTAATCCCTATGGAAAAAATTAATACTCGAGGTGGCTCATTATCGCTAGGTCACCCATTTGGGGCTACGGGCGCCCGACTCGTTACGTCAGCAGCGAATAGGCTTATCAAAGAAGATCATCAATTTGCCTTAGTAACAGCATGTGCAGCTGGTGGACAAGGTCATGCTATTATCCTAGAGAGGTATCCATCATGA